In Mercurialis annua linkage group LG5, ddMerAnnu1.2, whole genome shotgun sequence, a single genomic region encodes these proteins:
- the LOC126680605 gene encoding kinesin-like protein KIN-7D, mitochondrial isoform X1 translates to MASSSYRARSSSPFSYRKPSSPYSSTSSTSSNFNNNNTKLIPRSCSSSASSSYFNSSGFAAPRSMTPNRSRSESMYPPRSYNNRTPVGYGGDELIAAAEPIDAPINGDSISVTIRFRPLSDREYQRGDEIAWYADGDKLVRNEYNPATAYAFDKVFGPHSVSNEVYEVAAKPVVKAAMEGVNGTVFAYGVTSSGKTHTMHGDQNSPGIIPLAIKDVFSIIQETPGSEFLLRVSYLEIYNEVINDLLDPTGQNLRVREDAQGTYVEGIKEEVVLSPGHALSFIAAGEEHRHVGSNNFNLFSSRSHTIFTLMIESSAHGDEYDGVVFSQLNLIDLAGSESSKTETTGVRRKEGAYINKSLLTLGTVIGKLSEGKASHVPYRDSKLTRLLQSSLSGHGHVSLICTVTPASSNFEETHNTLKFASRAKRVEINASRNKIIDEKSLIKKYQKEISTLKQELDQLKQGIVVGVNHEEILSLKQKLEEGQVKMQSRLEEEEEAKAALMSRIQRLTKLILVSTKNVIPGYISDVPSHQRSYSVGEDDKLEVLKEGVSLLESESQKDSLSSASGVLSDASHEFKHRRSSSKWNEDLSSVSSTITESTQAGELICSSKLPAGAITQDQMDLLVEQVKMLAGEIAFSTSTLKRLVEQSVNNPDSSKTQVQNLEREIQEKKRQMRVLEQHIIESGEASIANASMVDMQQTVMRLMAQCNEKAFELELKTADNRILQEQLHNKCSANIELQEKVNLLEQQLASSSGDKSSLSFEHDVSEQCIDDLKKKIQLQEIENERLKIEQVQLSEENSGLRVQNQKLAEEASYAKELASAAAVELKNLASEVTKLSLQNAKQEKELLTVRESMHSRGAGLYSVNGANRKYNDSMRPGRRGRLSGRTNEYSGMHSDDFGSWSLDLEDLKMELQARKQRESALETALAEKEFIEEEYRRRAEEAKKREEALENDLANMWVLVAKLKKEGGAVHEMNSDERLNDIINVSEPKMNGVDQNTALKETLMVDASKPSDENLEEPLVVRLKARMQEMKDKELKYLGNGDTNSHICKVCFESSTAAILLPCRHFCLCKPCSLACSECPICRTTIVDRLFAFAS, encoded by the exons ATGGCATCATCATCTTATCGAGCACGTAGTAGCTCACCATTTTCGTATAGGAAACCGTCAAGTCCATACTCTTCAACATCTTCGACTTCGTCTAATTTCAACAATAATAATACTAAACTAATACCTCGCTCTTGCTCTTCTTCTGCTTCCTCTTCGTATTTCAACTCGTCCGGTTTCGCTGCGCCCCGATCCATGACTCCGAACCGGTCTCGCTCCGAGTCAATGTATCCTCCGAGAAGCTACAATAATCGTACTCCGGTAGGATATGGAGGCGATGAGTTAATCGCCGCAGCTGAGCCGATTGACGCGCCGATTAATGGAGATAGTATATCTGTCACCATTCGTTTTAGACCGCTGAG TGATAGAGAGTACCAGAGAGGGGATGAAATAGCGTGGTATGCGGATGGAGATAAACTCGTTAGGAATGAGTATAATCCAGCTACAGCTTATGCATTTG atAAAGTTTTTGGACCACATTCTGTTTCTAATGAGGTATATGAAGTTGCTGCTAAACCAGTTGTCAAGGCTGCTATGGAAGGTGTTAATG GAACCGTTTTTGCTTATGGTGTTACTAGCAGTGGAAAGACGCACACTATGCAT GGAGATCAAAATTCTCCTGGTATTATACCATTAGCTATAAAGGATGTATTCAGCATTATACAAGAA ACTCCAGGAAGCGAGTTCTTACTGCGTGTTTCTTATCTTGAAATCTACAATGAG GTGATAAACGACTTGCTTGATCCAACCGGTCAAAATTTGCGTGTTAGAGAAGATGCACAG GGTACTTATGTTGAGGGTATAAAGGAAGAAGTGGTTTTGTCTCCTGGGCATGCACTTTCTTTCATCGCTGCTGGAGAAG AGCATCGTCATGTTGGTTCaaataactttaatttattcagcAGCAGAAGTCACACCATCTTTACACTG atGATAGAAAGCAGTGCTCATGGCGACGAGTATGACGGTGTTGTCTTCTCGCAACTT AATTTGATCGACTTAGCTGGATCTGAGAGTTCAAAAACCGAAACAACTGGAGTAAGGAGAAAGGAGGGAGCTTACATAAACAAAAGTCTTCTAACTCTTGGAACG GTTATTGGAAAGCTAAGTGAAGGGAAGGCATCTCATGTTCCTTATCGAGACTCAAAACTTACCCGCCTTCTGCAGTCGTCATTGAGTGGGCATGGACATGTTTCA CTAATTTGTACTGTTACTCCCGCATCAAGTAATTTTGAGGAAACTCATAATACTCTGAAGTTTGCTAGCAGGGCAAAAAGAGTTGAAATAAATGCCTCACGGAATAAG ATCATTGATGAAAAATCTTTGATTAAGAAGTATCAAAAAGAAATCTCAACTCTCAAGCAGGAACTTGACCAATTAAAGCAGGGGATTGTAGTTGGTGTCAATCATGAAGAGATTCTGAGCTTAAAGCAAAAG CTGGAAGAAGGTCAAGTGAAGATGCAGTCAAGAttggaggaagaagaagaagccaAAGCTGCTCTAATGAGTCGGATACAGAGGTTAACTAAGCTCATACTTGTCTCTACAAAGAATGTAATTCCTGGATATATTAGCGATGTTCCTAGTCATCAACGGAGTTACTCTGTTGGTGAGGATGAT AAACTGGAAGTTTTGAAAGAGGGTGTTTCACTTCTAGAAAGTGAGAGTCAGAAAGACTCTTTGTCTTCTGCTTCCGGGGTTCTATCAGACGCATCTCATGAATTTAAACACCGGAGATCTTCTAGCAAGTGGAATGAAGATCTCTCCTCTGTTAGCAGTACAATTACCGAGTCCACACAAGCTGGTGAACTTATATGTTCTTCAAAACTACCTGCA GGTGCAATTACACAAGATCAGATGGACCTTCTTGTTGAGCAAGTAAAGATGCTTGCTGGAGAGATTGCATTTAGTACAAGTACCCTCAAGCGTCTAGTGGAGCAGTCTGTGAATAATCCTGATAGCTCAAAGACTCAG GTCCAAAATTTGGAGCGTGAGATCCAGGAAAAGAAGAGACAAATGAGGGTTTTAGAGCAGCACATTATTGAGAGTGGCgaggcttcaattgctaatgcATCAATGGTTGACATGCAGCAg ACTGTTATGAGATTGATGGCCCAGTGTAATGAAAAGGCTTTTGAACTGGAG TTAAAGACAGCAGACAACCGTATCCTCCAGGAACAACTACATAATAAG TGTTCTGCAAATATAGAATTACAAGAAAAAGTAAATCTCCTCGAGCAACAGCTGGCTTCATCTTCTGGTGATAAATCATCACTAAGTTTTGAACATGATGTCTCCGAGCAATGCATTGATGATTTGAAAAAGAAGATCCAGTTACAG GAAATTGAGAATGAAAGGCTAAAGATAGAACAGGTTCAGCTATCAGAAGAGAATAGCGGTTTACGTGTGCAAAATCAGAAACTGGCCGAAGAAGCTTCTTATGCGAAGGAATTGGCCTCTGCTGCTGCAGTTGAGCTAAAGAACTTAGCTAGTGAAGTCACCAAACTCTCTTTACAAAATGCAAAACAGGAAAAGGAATTGTTGACAGTTCGGGAGTCTATGCATTCTAGGGGAGCTGGCTTATATTCTGTTAATGGTGCTAACCGCAAATATAATGATAGTATGCGACCAGGAAGGAGAGGCCGGCTTTCTGGTAGAACAAATGAATATTCAGGAATGCATTCCGATGACTTTGGCTCTTGGAGCCTTGATCTAGAAGATCTGAAGATGGAGTTGCAGGCAAGGAAACAACGGGAGTCAGCTCTTGAAACGGCCTTAGCTGAAAAAGAGTTCATAGAGGAGGAATACAGGAGGAGAGCTGAAGAGGCAAAGAAAAGGGAGGAGGCTCTAGAAAATGATTTGGCAAACATGTGGGTGCTTGTTGCTAAGTTAAAGAAGGAGGGTGGAGCTGTCCATGAGATGAATAGTGATGAGAGACTTAATGATATAATCAATGTAAGTGAACCAAAGATGAATGGGGTTGATCAAAATACTGCCCTGAAAGAGACACTAATGGTGGATGCGTCAAAACCATCTGATGAAAATCTGGAAGAGCCCCTAGTTGTTCGCTTGAAG GCGAGAATGCAAGAGATGAAAGATAAAGAACTCAAATACCTAGGCAATGGAGATACCAATTCACATATATGTAAGGTGTGCTTCGAATCATCAACTGCTGCAATTCTTCTCCCATGCCGACATTTTTGTT TATGTAAACCTTGTTCGCTAGCTTGCTCCGAGTGTCCCATTTGTCGCACAACGATTGTAGATAGGCTTTTTGCTTTTGCGTCTTAA
- the LOC126680605 gene encoding kinesin-like protein KIN-7D, mitochondrial isoform X2: protein MASSSYRARSSSPFSYRKPSSPYSSTSSTSSNFNNNNTKLIPRSCSSSASSSYFNSSGFAAPRSMTPNRSRSESMYPPRSYNNRTPVGYGGDELIAAAEPIDAPINGDSISVTIRFRPLSDREYQRGDEIAWYADGDKLVRNEYNPATAYAFDKVFGPHSVSNEVYEVAAKPVVKAAMEGVNGTVFAYGVTSSGKTHTMHGDQNSPGIIPLAIKDVFSIIQETPGSEFLLRVSYLEIYNEVINDLLDPTGQNLRVREDAQGTYVEGIKEEVVLSPGHALSFIAAGEEHRHVGSNNFNLFSSRSHTIFTLMIESSAHGDEYDGVVFSQLNLIDLAGSESSKTETTGVRRKEGAYINKSLLTLGTVIGKLSEGKASHVPYRDSKLTRLLQSSLSGHGHVSLICTVTPASSNFEETHNTLKFASRAKRVEINASRNKIIDEKSLIKKYQKEISTLKQELDQLKQGIVVGVNHEEILSLKQKLEEGQVKMQSRLEEEEEAKAALMSRIQRLTKLILVSTKNVIPGYISDVPSHQRSYSVGEDDKLEVLKEGVSLLESESQKDSLSSASGVLSDASHEFKHRRSSSKWNEDLSSVSSTITESTQAGELICSSKLPAGAITQDQMDLLVEQVKMLAGEIAFSTSTLKRLVEQSVNNPDSSKTQVQNLEREIQEKKRQMRVLEQHIIESGEASIANASMVDMQQTVMRLMAQCNEKAFELELKTADNRILQEQLHNKCSANIELQEKVNLLEQQLASSSGDKSSLSFEHDVSEQCIDDLKKKIQLQEIENERLKIEQVQLSEENSGLRVQNQKLAEEASYAKELASAAAVELKNLASEVTKLSLQNAKQEKELLTVRESMHSRGAGLYSVNGANRKYNDSMRPGRRGRLSGRTNEYSGMHSDDFGSWSLDLEDLKMELQARKQRESALETALAEKEFIEEEYRRRAEEAKKREEALENDLANMWVLVAKLKKEGGAVHEMNSDERLNDIINVSEPKMNGVDQNTALKETLMVDASKPSDENLEEPLVVRLKARMQEMKDKELKYLGNGDTNSHICKYVNLVR from the exons ATGGCATCATCATCTTATCGAGCACGTAGTAGCTCACCATTTTCGTATAGGAAACCGTCAAGTCCATACTCTTCAACATCTTCGACTTCGTCTAATTTCAACAATAATAATACTAAACTAATACCTCGCTCTTGCTCTTCTTCTGCTTCCTCTTCGTATTTCAACTCGTCCGGTTTCGCTGCGCCCCGATCCATGACTCCGAACCGGTCTCGCTCCGAGTCAATGTATCCTCCGAGAAGCTACAATAATCGTACTCCGGTAGGATATGGAGGCGATGAGTTAATCGCCGCAGCTGAGCCGATTGACGCGCCGATTAATGGAGATAGTATATCTGTCACCATTCGTTTTAGACCGCTGAG TGATAGAGAGTACCAGAGAGGGGATGAAATAGCGTGGTATGCGGATGGAGATAAACTCGTTAGGAATGAGTATAATCCAGCTACAGCTTATGCATTTG atAAAGTTTTTGGACCACATTCTGTTTCTAATGAGGTATATGAAGTTGCTGCTAAACCAGTTGTCAAGGCTGCTATGGAAGGTGTTAATG GAACCGTTTTTGCTTATGGTGTTACTAGCAGTGGAAAGACGCACACTATGCAT GGAGATCAAAATTCTCCTGGTATTATACCATTAGCTATAAAGGATGTATTCAGCATTATACAAGAA ACTCCAGGAAGCGAGTTCTTACTGCGTGTTTCTTATCTTGAAATCTACAATGAG GTGATAAACGACTTGCTTGATCCAACCGGTCAAAATTTGCGTGTTAGAGAAGATGCACAG GGTACTTATGTTGAGGGTATAAAGGAAGAAGTGGTTTTGTCTCCTGGGCATGCACTTTCTTTCATCGCTGCTGGAGAAG AGCATCGTCATGTTGGTTCaaataactttaatttattcagcAGCAGAAGTCACACCATCTTTACACTG atGATAGAAAGCAGTGCTCATGGCGACGAGTATGACGGTGTTGTCTTCTCGCAACTT AATTTGATCGACTTAGCTGGATCTGAGAGTTCAAAAACCGAAACAACTGGAGTAAGGAGAAAGGAGGGAGCTTACATAAACAAAAGTCTTCTAACTCTTGGAACG GTTATTGGAAAGCTAAGTGAAGGGAAGGCATCTCATGTTCCTTATCGAGACTCAAAACTTACCCGCCTTCTGCAGTCGTCATTGAGTGGGCATGGACATGTTTCA CTAATTTGTACTGTTACTCCCGCATCAAGTAATTTTGAGGAAACTCATAATACTCTGAAGTTTGCTAGCAGGGCAAAAAGAGTTGAAATAAATGCCTCACGGAATAAG ATCATTGATGAAAAATCTTTGATTAAGAAGTATCAAAAAGAAATCTCAACTCTCAAGCAGGAACTTGACCAATTAAAGCAGGGGATTGTAGTTGGTGTCAATCATGAAGAGATTCTGAGCTTAAAGCAAAAG CTGGAAGAAGGTCAAGTGAAGATGCAGTCAAGAttggaggaagaagaagaagccaAAGCTGCTCTAATGAGTCGGATACAGAGGTTAACTAAGCTCATACTTGTCTCTACAAAGAATGTAATTCCTGGATATATTAGCGATGTTCCTAGTCATCAACGGAGTTACTCTGTTGGTGAGGATGAT AAACTGGAAGTTTTGAAAGAGGGTGTTTCACTTCTAGAAAGTGAGAGTCAGAAAGACTCTTTGTCTTCTGCTTCCGGGGTTCTATCAGACGCATCTCATGAATTTAAACACCGGAGATCTTCTAGCAAGTGGAATGAAGATCTCTCCTCTGTTAGCAGTACAATTACCGAGTCCACACAAGCTGGTGAACTTATATGTTCTTCAAAACTACCTGCA GGTGCAATTACACAAGATCAGATGGACCTTCTTGTTGAGCAAGTAAAGATGCTTGCTGGAGAGATTGCATTTAGTACAAGTACCCTCAAGCGTCTAGTGGAGCAGTCTGTGAATAATCCTGATAGCTCAAAGACTCAG GTCCAAAATTTGGAGCGTGAGATCCAGGAAAAGAAGAGACAAATGAGGGTTTTAGAGCAGCACATTATTGAGAGTGGCgaggcttcaattgctaatgcATCAATGGTTGACATGCAGCAg ACTGTTATGAGATTGATGGCCCAGTGTAATGAAAAGGCTTTTGAACTGGAG TTAAAGACAGCAGACAACCGTATCCTCCAGGAACAACTACATAATAAG TGTTCTGCAAATATAGAATTACAAGAAAAAGTAAATCTCCTCGAGCAACAGCTGGCTTCATCTTCTGGTGATAAATCATCACTAAGTTTTGAACATGATGTCTCCGAGCAATGCATTGATGATTTGAAAAAGAAGATCCAGTTACAG GAAATTGAGAATGAAAGGCTAAAGATAGAACAGGTTCAGCTATCAGAAGAGAATAGCGGTTTACGTGTGCAAAATCAGAAACTGGCCGAAGAAGCTTCTTATGCGAAGGAATTGGCCTCTGCTGCTGCAGTTGAGCTAAAGAACTTAGCTAGTGAAGTCACCAAACTCTCTTTACAAAATGCAAAACAGGAAAAGGAATTGTTGACAGTTCGGGAGTCTATGCATTCTAGGGGAGCTGGCTTATATTCTGTTAATGGTGCTAACCGCAAATATAATGATAGTATGCGACCAGGAAGGAGAGGCCGGCTTTCTGGTAGAACAAATGAATATTCAGGAATGCATTCCGATGACTTTGGCTCTTGGAGCCTTGATCTAGAAGATCTGAAGATGGAGTTGCAGGCAAGGAAACAACGGGAGTCAGCTCTTGAAACGGCCTTAGCTGAAAAAGAGTTCATAGAGGAGGAATACAGGAGGAGAGCTGAAGAGGCAAAGAAAAGGGAGGAGGCTCTAGAAAATGATTTGGCAAACATGTGGGTGCTTGTTGCTAAGTTAAAGAAGGAGGGTGGAGCTGTCCATGAGATGAATAGTGATGAGAGACTTAATGATATAATCAATGTAAGTGAACCAAAGATGAATGGGGTTGATCAAAATACTGCCCTGAAAGAGACACTAATGGTGGATGCGTCAAAACCATCTGATGAAAATCTGGAAGAGCCCCTAGTTGTTCGCTTGAAG GCGAGAATGCAAGAGATGAAAGATAAAGAACTCAAATACCTAGGCAATGGAGATACCAATTCACATATATGTAAG TATGTAAACCTTGTTCGCTAG
- the LOC126683135 gene encoding B-box zinc finger protein 20-like, with product MKIKCDGCDQSEASVFCSADEAALCDSCDRHVHHANKLASKHHRFSLLHPSSKQSPLCDICQERRAFLFCQEDRAILCRECDIPIHKANELTKKHNRFLLTGVKLSASSSIYQQTSSSSNSYTDSTKNTKKNIQQHYNNNVNATPTFSNEMLSCSSLERASSPSPSPSSNAAYTNFDDNGSISTSSISEYLETLPGWRVDDFLDPNSFAADSFSNIWSSP from the exons ATGAAGATCAAATGTGATGGCTGTGACCAATCAGAAGCCTCCGTTTTTTGTTCTGCTGATGAAGCTGCTCTTTGTGATTCTTGTGATCGCCATGTTCATCATGCTAATAAGCTTGCTAGTAAACATCATCGCTTCTCTCTTCTTCATCCTTCTTCTAAACAATCGCCTCTCTGCGATATCTGTCAG GAAAGAAGAGCTTTTCTATTTTGCCAAGAAGATAGAGCAATTCTTTGCAGAGAATGTGACATTCCAATCCACAAAGCAAATGAACTCACGAAAAAACACAATAGATTTCTTCTTACAGGAGTCAAACTCTCGGCTTCTTCATCTATATACCAACAAACATCATCTTCTTCCAATAGCTACACGGACTCGACGAAAAATACTAAGAAAAACATTCAACAACATTACAACAATAATGTTAATGCAACTCCAACATTTTCTAATGAAATGTTGAGTTGTTCTTCACTCGAAAGAGCATCGTCGCCGTCTCCATCGCCATCATCTAATGCGGCTTATACGAATTTCGACGACAATGGTTCGATTTCGACGAGTAGTATTTCGGAGTATTTGGAGACACTTCCGGGTTGGAGAGTTGATGATTTTCTTGATCCTAACTCATTTGCTGCTGATAGTTTCTCTAACATTTGGAGCTCACCTTAA